Proteins encoded by one window of Heliangelus exortis chromosome 5, bHelExo1.hap1, whole genome shotgun sequence:
- the AK7 gene encoding adenylate kinase 7: MAAEAVESRRVFLNHLDSYCGRNIGEYLSRCVIGASLESTEEEEVEEDENNSAPASGPKEGTHYQIVGTLSNPENIKPPFAAETYAVSSQNELLSHLLECDVILYNITEDASQIEEATWAASALHVEIEHFRAPKLFILISTIMSWAKSNLPEPEDPEVPFTDEDYRRRKPHPNFVNHINAEKLVLKLGKTNQRKFSTYVVASGHQYGSGEGVLHYFFKLCWLSDTPKIPVFGDGNNFIPTIHVLDLAAVLQNVAEHRPKSYYILAIDGSMHSLQELIKCISKNVGPGKIEKIPIEDAFLSKDLTQMHLDMLLVNLRMESAYLKELFNIKWVSQAGLVENIEQIIKEYKQSRGLLPLKVYIHGPPGAGKTSVAEELCKHYKLHHIKIRDLISETIENLEKVVASKEQESDDVGEEEDIEEEEDENTEDVQELLAVIKENMEQNAGQLDDQYVLKFLKDKLKSMPCRNQGYVLDGFPETYEQAQDLFNLESEDEEEARGKIPKYDKLTIPEFVISLTASDEFLVNRIINLPEKIVAGTHYTQDRFLPSLSQFREINTDDKTVLNYFDELEIHPLLIDVAKFEDPENRLIIKEISKELGEPRTYGLTDEEKENLERKAAEERLVKEAEEKAERERKEAEERAERMANWEEWSKTREEVKRQEQELLEAQSLPLRNYLMANVMPTLIQGINECCRIRPDNPVNFLAEYLLKVCPDIE; this comes from the exons ATGGCGGCGGAGGCGGTGGAGAGCCGGCGGGTCTTCCTCAACCACCTCGACTCCTACTGCGGCCGCAACATCGGCGAG TATTTATCCAGATGCGTTATTGGGGCATCACTTGAAAGCACAGAagaagaggaggtggaggaagatgaaaataattcagctcCTGCTAGTGGGCCAAAGGAGGGTACCCACTACCAAATAGTGGGGACGCTCTCTAATCCAGAGAACATTAAACCACCTTTTGCAGCAGAAACATATGCA GTCTCTTCTCAAAATGAGCTCTTAAGTCACTTGCTTGAGTGTGatgttattttatataatatcACTGAGGATGCAAGTCAAATTGAGGAAGCAACATGGGCTGCTTCTG CACTACATGTGGAAATAGAGCATTTTAGAGCACCAAAGTTATTCATCCTCATTTCCACAATAATGAGTTGGGCAAAAAGCAACCTCCCTGAACCT gaaGATCCTGAGGTTCCTTTTACTGATGAAGACTATCGCAGAAGAAAACCTCATCCTAATTTTGTGAATCACATAAATGCTGAAAAACTTGTTCTCAAACTTGGGAAAACT AACCAACGTAAATTTTCAACTTATGTTGTTGCCTCGGGACATCAATATGGATCTGGTGAAGGAGTCCTGCACTACTTTTTCAAG TTATGTTGGCTTAGTGATACTCCTAAAATACCTGTTTTTGGAGATGGAAACAATTTTATTCCAACTATTCATGTCCTTGATTTAGCAGC AGTGTTACAAAATGTAGCAGAACACAGGCCAAAGTCATATTATATACTGGCAATAGATGGATCTATGCACTCTCTTCAAGAATTAATAAAG TGTATCAGTAAAAATGTTGGACCAGGAAAAATTGAGAAGATTCCAATAGAGGATGCATTCCTGAGCAAAGACTTAACA CAAATGCATTTGGATATGTTGCTTGTAAACCTGCGAATGGAATCTGCGTATCTGAAAGAGTTGTTCAACATTAAGTGGGTTTCTCAGGCAGGACTGGTGGAGAACATTGAACAGATCATCAAGGAATACAAGCAAAGTCGAGGATTACTG cctctgaaAGTTTACATTCATGGTCCTCCTGGTGCTGGCAAAACTAGTGTTGCTGAAGAGCTCTGCAAACATTACAAGCTACATCACATTAAGATAAGAGACCTGATTTCTGAAACAATAGAAAATCTG GAGAAAGTTGTGGCTTCTAAGGAACAGGAATCTGACGatgtgggagaagaggaagatattgaagaagaggaggatgaaaatacagaagatgTACAGGAGTTATTAGctgtaataaaagaaaacatggaacAGAATGCAG GTCAGCTAGATGATCAGTATGTTCTTAAATTTCTGAAGGATAAGCTCAAATCAATGCCTTGTAGGAATCAGGGATATGTTTTAGATGGGTTCCCAGAAACCTATGAGCAGGCACAAGATCTTTTTAATT TGGAAAGTGAAGATGAAGAGGAAGCCAGAGGCAAAATTCCCAAATATGATAAACTAACGATACCTG aatttGTTATTTCTTTGACTGCATCTGATGAATTCCTTGTAAACAGAATAATAAACCTGCCAGAGAAAATTGTTGCTGGAACACATTATACCCAGGACCGGTTCCTGCCATCTCTCAGTCAGTTCAGAGAGATAAACACGGACGATAAGACTGTTCTCAACTATTTTGATGAACTTGAAATACATCCTCTGCTTATTG ATGTAGCCAAATTTGAAGATCCTGAGAACAGATTAATTATAAAAGAAATCTCCAAAGAACTTGGGGAGCCTCGAACTTACGGTTtgacagatgaagaaaaggagaatttgGAACGTAAGGCAGCTGAGGAGCGCCTTGtcaaagaagctgaagaaaaagctgaacGAGAGCgtaaagaagctgaagaaagggCTGAAAGGATGGCAAATTGGGAGGAATGG AGCAAAACTCGTGAGGAAGTGAAAAGACAAGAACAAGAGTTATT
- the GSKIP gene encoding GSK3B-interacting protein gives METDCKPMELSNNTGFEEDSDYRDFEGTDVKDMRLEAEAVVNDVLFAVSNMFVSKSLPCAEDVAYINVETRERNRYCLELTEAGLRVVAYDFDQTDDRLQTPYHETVYSLLDSLSPAYREVFGNALLQRLEALKKDSQS, from the exons ATGGAGACTGATTGCAAACCTATGGAGTTGTCTAATAATACAGGATTCGAAGAGGATTCTGATTATAGAGACTTTGAAGGAACAGATGTGAAAGACATGAGACTAGAAGCTGAAGCTGTCGTGAATGATGTTCTTTTTGCCGTCAGCAACATGTTTGTCTCAAAAAGCCTTCCCTGTGCAGAGGATGTCGCATATATCAATGTGGAAACCAGGGAAAGGAACAGATACTGCCTGGAGCTCACGGAAGCAGGGCTCAGG gTAGTAGCTTATGATTTTGATCAGACTGATGACAGATTGCAAACGCCATACCATGAAACTGTCTACTCCTTACTGGATTCTCTCAGCCCTGCATATCGAGAGGTGTTTGGAAATGCATTACTACAAAGACTAGAAGCTTTGAAGAAAGATAGTCAGTCATGA